One stretch of Bombus affinis isolate iyBomAffi1 chromosome 4, iyBomAffi1.2, whole genome shotgun sequence DNA includes these proteins:
- the LOC126915511 gene encoding myelin expression factor 2-like has product MHRSDIKKDFDVEWDKYDRLATACNNERDRDNRFIDPPKSQGDRRQNMNAPADAWDGNGDGGGGGGDSKFGNTYGLDTRFLKSLGINEPLVTRVFVTNLDYAVDEHKLIEVFKLAGKVLYVELARDKHGKSRGFGMVEYDHPVESVQAISMLHNQKLYDRRMFVRLDKVNEPDVPQKLPEGLQGIGRGLGTGGSRLIDVARNIVNVQANNPSIANPVFVPALVAGASGAGLNNVVPAKLANGQGNNASAWRDLSKTDDDVDFGENNALDGSNFAGDRDVESRFNGGDNDRVPGGGLAGNEGEEEGGNKQNTYGLRPTSDSILIKNLPSNATWQMLKNEFQNVGEVKFVAIQRTGTGIVQFVSEWDAVRAMCIMNRSCIDGRTIDVCLY; this is encoded by the exons ATGCATCGGTCTGATATTAAAAAG gaCTTTGATGTTGAATGGGACAAATATGACCGATTAGCAACAGCTTGTAACAATGAAAGAGATCGTGATAATAGATTTATAGATCCGCCAAAGTCGCAAGGTGATAGGCGTCAAAATATGAATGCTCCTGCTGATGCATGGGATGGTAACGGCgacggtggtggtggtggtggagaTAGCAAATTTGGGAATACCTATGGTCTAGATACTCGGTTTTTAAAATCTTTAGGTATTAATGAACCTTTAGTTACTAGAGTATTTGTGACAAAT ctTGACTACGCAGTGGATGAACATAAATTAATAGAAGTATTTAAATTAGCTGGTAAAGTACTATATGTTGAATTAGCAAGAGATAAACATGGAAAATCTCGAGGATTTGGAATGGTAGAATATGACCATCCAGTAGAATCTGTACAAGCTATATCGATGCTTCATAATCAGAAACTTTATGATAGACGTATGTTTGTGAGACTTGACAAAGTAAATGAACCAGACGTGCCACAAAAATTACCAGAAG GGTTACAGGGAATTGGAAGGGGTCTTGGGACTGGTGGTAGTAGATTAATCGATGTAGCTAGAAACATTGTTAATGTACAAGCAAATAATCCATCTATTGCGAATCCTGTTTTTGTTCCTGCGTTGGTTGCTGGTGCTTCTGGAGCTGGTTTAAACAATGTTGTGCCAGCAAAGTTAG CCAATGGACAAGGCAACAATGCATCTGCGTGGCGAGACTTATCCAAAACGGACGATGATGTAGACTTTGGTGAAAACAATGCTCTTGATGGTTCTAACTTCGCTGGTGACAGAGATGTTGAGAGTAGATTTAACGGAGGGGACAACGATCGTGTTCCTGGTGGTGGTCTTGCCGGAAATGAAGGTGAAGAAGAAGGTGGGAACAAACAGAATACATATGGTCTTCGGCCGACATCAGACAGTATTCttataaaaaat CTCCCATCAAATGCAACATGGCAAATGTTGAAAAACGAATTTCAAAACGTTGGAGAGGTGAAATTTGTTGCAATACAGAGAACTGGCACAGGCATAGTACAATTCGTATCTGAATGGGATGCTGTACGCGCTATGT GTATCATGAATCGGTCATGTATTGATGGTAGGACGATTGATGTTTGTCTTTACTAA